One genomic segment of Alicycliphilus denitrificans K601 includes these proteins:
- the traD gene encoding conjugative transfer system coupling protein TraD (Members of this protein family are the putative conjugative coupling factor, TraD, as the term is used for the SXT and TOL plasmid systems.) has protein sequence MLVRRYEMPWRRAFEAHAGLVWLAASLSFAIIALAGPLPVLPSLGLAAACLLMACRRTAQALRILRLRGSLGGRRIQVLSAQELGRLCTDPAQVFLGFGFEWRPVHAQRLYELAKVDYREFKVPGWLQHALGQGGAAQPDAEIGLPYIHGVEPTEHALRRPLQNFEGGTLLVGTTQSGKGVALANLITQAVRRGDVVIVIDPKNSRRLKRVVERACEDYRETDTFMEFHPAFPERGVRLDFTFNWQKPTEIASRIQSIMPPDTAGAFTAFGWDAVNVVVQGLVELEERPNLIKLTKYIEGGIEPVLEASLRRFYEQLLGHGWREQPEMRKLLHDAHRGNMRRPSEAASADLMGFVAYYEHHVAQNQRNKVLDAQVRTFRHNREHYQKITANLLPILSMLTSGDLGRSLSPDPFDADDPRPIMNFEKIERGGHVLYMCLDSLPDPSVASAIGALALADQAARAGMRYNLGTYRRISLFVDEVSNVINQPLIEILNKGAEGGIFATCAMQTLADLARRLGSEDAARMALGNLNNLIALRTKDRPTQDFVVETFGKTAIHTVRVGLSHGADTHLGDFSSSYSTQLTESFEEVVPADILGKLPNLQYFASVSGGRIIKGRFPIIDADADAQQGGAAA, from the coding sequence ATGCTGGTACGCCGCTACGAAATGCCCTGGCGCCGCGCCTTCGAGGCCCATGCGGGACTGGTGTGGCTCGCCGCCTCGCTCTCCTTCGCGATCATTGCTCTGGCCGGCCCATTGCCTGTCCTTCCTTCACTCGGACTGGCTGCCGCCTGCTTGCTGATGGCCTGCCGGCGCACGGCCCAGGCGCTACGGATACTGCGGCTGCGCGGATCCCTCGGCGGGCGCCGCATCCAAGTGCTGAGCGCGCAGGAACTGGGGCGCCTGTGCACCGATCCAGCCCAGGTGTTCCTGGGCTTCGGCTTCGAGTGGAGACCGGTGCATGCGCAGCGTCTTTACGAACTCGCCAAGGTGGACTACCGCGAGTTCAAGGTGCCCGGGTGGCTGCAGCATGCCCTCGGGCAAGGTGGCGCCGCACAGCCCGATGCGGAAATCGGTCTGCCCTACATCCACGGGGTAGAGCCGACCGAACATGCGCTGCGCCGACCGTTGCAGAACTTCGAGGGCGGCACGCTCCTGGTGGGAACCACGCAGTCGGGCAAGGGCGTGGCGCTGGCCAACCTGATCACCCAGGCCGTGCGCCGCGGCGACGTCGTGATCGTGATCGACCCCAAGAACAGCCGCCGCCTCAAACGGGTCGTCGAGCGGGCCTGCGAGGACTACCGCGAGACGGACACCTTCATGGAGTTCCACCCTGCCTTTCCGGAGCGCGGTGTGCGCCTGGACTTCACGTTCAACTGGCAAAAGCCCACCGAGATCGCATCGCGCATCCAGTCCATCATGCCGCCCGACACGGCCGGCGCGTTCACGGCCTTCGGCTGGGACGCCGTCAACGTGGTGGTGCAGGGCCTGGTCGAACTGGAAGAGCGGCCGAATCTCATCAAGCTCACCAAGTACATTGAGGGTGGGATCGAGCCGGTGCTGGAAGCTTCGCTGCGGCGCTTCTACGAGCAGTTGCTGGGCCATGGCTGGCGCGAGCAGCCCGAGATGCGCAAGCTGCTGCACGATGCGCACCGGGGCAACATGCGCAGGCCCTCCGAGGCGGCGAGCGCCGACCTGATGGGATTCGTCGCCTACTACGAGCACCACGTCGCGCAGAACCAGCGCAACAAGGTGCTCGATGCCCAGGTGCGTACGTTCCGGCACAACCGGGAGCACTACCAGAAGATCACGGCGAACCTGCTGCCGATCCTCTCGATGCTGACATCGGGCGACCTGGGCCGCAGCCTGTCGCCCGATCCCTTCGATGCAGACGATCCGCGCCCGATCATGAACTTCGAGAAGATCGAGCGCGGCGGCCATGTGCTCTACATGTGCCTGGATTCGCTGCCGGACCCATCCGTGGCTTCGGCAATCGGCGCGCTGGCACTGGCCGACCAGGCCGCCCGGGCCGGCATGCGCTACAACCTTGGCACCTACCGCCGCATCTCGCTGTTCGTGGACGAGGTCAGCAACGTCATCAACCAACCGTTGATCGAGATCCTCAACAAGGGCGCCGAGGGCGGCATCTTCGCCACCTGCGCCATGCAGACCCTGGCCGACCTGGCGCGGCGCCTGGGCAGCGAGGATGCCGCCCGCATGGCGCTGGGCAACCTGAACAACCTGATTGCGCTGCGCACCAAGGACCGGCCCACGCAGGACTTCGTGGTCGAGACCTTTGGCAAGACCGCGATCCACACGGTACGCGTGGGCCTGAGCCACGGGGCCGATACCCACCTCGGTGACTTCTCATCGAGCTACTCGACCCAGCTCACCGAAAGCTTCGAGGAGGTGGTGCCGGCGGACATTCTCGGCAAGCTGCCGAACCTGCAGTACTTCGCATCGGTATCGGGCGGCCGCATCATCAAGGGCCGTTTTCCGATCATCGATGCTGACGCGGACGCGCAGCAGGGAGGAGCGGCCGCATGA